A single genomic interval of Macaca nemestrina isolate mMacNem1 chromosome 14, mMacNem.hap1, whole genome shotgun sequence harbors:
- the LOC105463955 gene encoding SH2 domain-containing protein 3C isoform X6 yields the protein MAQPGLDWALFSKEKYILDSSPEKLHKELEEELKLSSTDLRSHAWYHGRIPREVSETLVQRNGDFLIRDSLTSLGDYVLTCRWRNQALHFKINKVVVKAGESYTHIQYLFEQESFDHVPALVRYHVGSRKAVSEQSGAIIYCPVNRTFPLRYLEASYGLGQGSSKPASPVSPSGPKGSHMKRRSVTMTDGLTADKVTRSDGCPTSTSLPRPRDSIRSCALSMDQIPDLHSPMSPISESPSSPAYSTVTRVHAAPAAPSATALPASPVTRRSSEPQLCPGSAPKTHGESDKGPHTSPSHTLCKTSPSPSLSSYSDPDSGHYCQLQPPVRGSREWAAAEASSRQARSYGEKLKELSENGAPEEDWGKTFTVPIVEVTSSFNPATFQSLLIPRDNRPLEVGLLRKVKELLAEVDARTLARHVTKVDCLVARILGVTKEMQTLMGVRWGMELLTLPHGRQLRLDLLERFHTMSIMLAVDILGCTGSAEERAALLHKTIQLAAELRGTMGNMFSFAAVMGALDMAQISRLEQTWVALRQRHTEGAILYEKKLKPFLKSLNEGKEGPPLSNTTFPHVLPLITLLECDSAPPEGPEPWGSTEHGVEVVLAHLEAARTVAHHGGLYNTNAEVKLQGFQARPELLEVFSTEFQMRLLWGSQGASSSQARRYEKFDKVLTALSHKLEPAVRSSEL from the exons ATGGCACAGCCAGGATTGGACTGGGCTCTG TTCTCCAAGGAGAAGTACATCCTGGACTCATCGCCAGAGAAACTCCACAAGGAATTGGAGGAGGAGCTCAAACTCAGTAGCACGGATCTCCGCAGCCATGCCTGGTACCATGGCCGCATCCCCCGAGAG GTCTCAGAGACCTTGGTACAACGCAATGGCGACTTCCTCATCCGGGACTCGctcaccagcctgggcgactatgTGCTCACGTGCCGCTGGCGCAACCAGGCCTTGCACTTCAAGATCAACAAGGTGGTGGTGAAGGCAGGCGAGAGCTACACACACATCCAGTACCTGTTTGAGCAGGAGAGCTTCGACCATGTGCCCGCCCTCGTGCGCTATCATGTGGGCAGCCGCAAGGCTGTGTCAGAGCAGAGTGGTGCCATCATCTACTGCCCGGTGAACCGCACCTTCCCACTGCGCTACCTCGAGGCCAGCTATGGCCTGGGACAGGGGAGTAGCAAGCCCGCCAGCCCTGTCAGCCCCTCAGGCCCCAAGGGCAGCCACATGAAGCGGCGCAGCGTCACCATGACCGACGGGCTCACTGCGGACAAGGTCACCCGCAGCGATGGCTGCCCCACCAG TACGTCGCTGCCCCGCCCTCGGGACTCCATCCGCAGCTGTGCCCTCAGCATGGACCAGATCCCGGACCTGCACTCACCCATGTCGCCCATCTCTGAGAGCCCTAGCTCCCCTGCCTACAGCACTG tAACCCGTGTCCATGCCGCCCCTGCAGCCCCTTCTGCCACAGCACTGCCTGCCTCCCCTGTCACCCGCCGTTCCAGTGAGCCCCAGCTGTGTCCCGGAAGTGCCCCAAAGACCCATGGGGAGTCAGACAAGGGCCCCCACACCAGCCCCTCCCACACCCTCTGCAAGACCTCCCCCTCACCGTCACTCAGCAGCTACAGTGACCCGGACTCTGGCCACTACTGCCAGCTCCAGCCTCCCGTGCGTGGCAGCCGAGAGTGGGCAGCAGCTGAGGCCTCCAGCCGGCAGGCCAGGAGCTATGGGGAGAAGCTAAAGGAACTGTCAGAAAATGGGGCCCCCGAGGAGGACTGGGGCAAGACCTTCACCGTCCCCATCGTGGAAGTCACTTCTTCCTTCAACCCGGCCACCTTCCAGTCACTACTGATCCCCAGGGATAACCGACCgctggaggtgggccttctgCGCAAGGTCAAGGAGCTGCTGGCAGAGGTGGATGCCCGGACACTGGCCCGGCATGTCACCAAGGTGGACTGCCTG GTTGCTAGGATACTGGGCGTTACCAAGGAGATGCAGACCCTAATGGGAGTCCGCTGGGGCATGGAACTGCTCACCCTCCCCCATGGCCGGCAACTACGCCTAGACCTGCTGGAAAG GTTCCACACCATGTCCATCATGCTGGCCGTGGACATCCTGGGCTGCACTGGCTCTGCGGAGGAGCGGGCAGCACTGCTGCACAAGACCATTCAGCTGGCGGCAGAGCTGCGGGGGACTATGGGCAACATGTTCAGCTTCGCGGCGGTCATGGGTGCCCTGGACATGGCCCAG ATTTCTCGACTGGAGCAGACATGGGTGGCCCTGCGGCAGCGACACACGGAGGGTGCCATCCTGTACGAGAAGAAGCTCAAGCCTTTTCTCAAGAGCCTCAACGAGGGCAAAG AAGGCCCGCCGCTGAGCAACACCACGTTTCCTCATGTGCTGCCCCTCATCACCCTGCTGGAGTGTGACTCGGCCCCACCCGAGGGCCCTGAGCCCTGGGGCAGCACGGAGCATGGCGTGGAGGTGGTGCTGGCCCACCTGGAGGCTGCCCGGACAGTGGCACACCACGGAGGCCTGTACAACACCAATGCTGAGGTCAAGCTGCAGG GGTTCCAGGCCCGGCCGGAGCTCCTGGAGGTATTCAGCACGGAGTTCCAGATGCGCCTCCTCTGGGGCAGTCAGGGTGCCAGCAGCAGTCAGGCCCGGCGCTATGAGAAGTTCGACAAGGTCCTCACTGCCCTGTCCCACAAGCTGGAGCCTGCCGTCCGCTCCAGCGAGCTGTGA
- the LOC105463955 gene encoding SH2 domain-containing protein 3C isoform X5, translated as MTAVGRRCPALGSRGAAGEPEAGGDYVKFSKEKYILDSSPEKLHKELEEELKLSSTDLRSHAWYHGRIPREVSETLVQRNGDFLIRDSLTSLGDYVLTCRWRNQALHFKINKVVVKAGESYTHIQYLFEQESFDHVPALVRYHVGSRKAVSEQSGAIIYCPVNRTFPLRYLEASYGLGQGSSKPASPVSPSGPKGSHMKRRSVTMTDGLTADKVTRSDGCPTSTSLPRPRDSIRSCALSMDQIPDLHSPMSPISESPSSPAYSTVTRVHAAPAAPSATALPASPVTRRSSEPQLCPGSAPKTHGESDKGPHTSPSHTLCKTSPSPSLSSYSDPDSGHYCQLQPPVRGSREWAAAEASSRQARSYGEKLKELSENGAPEEDWGKTFTVPIVEVTSSFNPATFQSLLIPRDNRPLEVGLLRKVKELLAEVDARTLARHVTKVDCLVARILGVTKEMQTLMGVRWGMELLTLPHGRQLRLDLLERFHTMSIMLAVDILGCTGSAEERAALLHKTIQLAAELRGTMGNMFSFAAVMGALDMAQISRLEQTWVALRQRHTEGAILYEKKLKPFLKSLNEGKEGPPLSNTTFPHVLPLITLLECDSAPPEGPEPWGSTEHGVEVVLAHLEAARTVAHHGGLYNTNAEVKLQGFQARPELLEVFSTEFQMRLLWGSQGASSSQARRYEKFDKVLTALSHKLEPAVRSSEL; from the exons TTCTCCAAGGAGAAGTACATCCTGGACTCATCGCCAGAGAAACTCCACAAGGAATTGGAGGAGGAGCTCAAACTCAGTAGCACGGATCTCCGCAGCCATGCCTGGTACCATGGCCGCATCCCCCGAGAG GTCTCAGAGACCTTGGTACAACGCAATGGCGACTTCCTCATCCGGGACTCGctcaccagcctgggcgactatgTGCTCACGTGCCGCTGGCGCAACCAGGCCTTGCACTTCAAGATCAACAAGGTGGTGGTGAAGGCAGGCGAGAGCTACACACACATCCAGTACCTGTTTGAGCAGGAGAGCTTCGACCATGTGCCCGCCCTCGTGCGCTATCATGTGGGCAGCCGCAAGGCTGTGTCAGAGCAGAGTGGTGCCATCATCTACTGCCCGGTGAACCGCACCTTCCCACTGCGCTACCTCGAGGCCAGCTATGGCCTGGGACAGGGGAGTAGCAAGCCCGCCAGCCCTGTCAGCCCCTCAGGCCCCAAGGGCAGCCACATGAAGCGGCGCAGCGTCACCATGACCGACGGGCTCACTGCGGACAAGGTCACCCGCAGCGATGGCTGCCCCACCAG TACGTCGCTGCCCCGCCCTCGGGACTCCATCCGCAGCTGTGCCCTCAGCATGGACCAGATCCCGGACCTGCACTCACCCATGTCGCCCATCTCTGAGAGCCCTAGCTCCCCTGCCTACAGCACTG tAACCCGTGTCCATGCCGCCCCTGCAGCCCCTTCTGCCACAGCACTGCCTGCCTCCCCTGTCACCCGCCGTTCCAGTGAGCCCCAGCTGTGTCCCGGAAGTGCCCCAAAGACCCATGGGGAGTCAGACAAGGGCCCCCACACCAGCCCCTCCCACACCCTCTGCAAGACCTCCCCCTCACCGTCACTCAGCAGCTACAGTGACCCGGACTCTGGCCACTACTGCCAGCTCCAGCCTCCCGTGCGTGGCAGCCGAGAGTGGGCAGCAGCTGAGGCCTCCAGCCGGCAGGCCAGGAGCTATGGGGAGAAGCTAAAGGAACTGTCAGAAAATGGGGCCCCCGAGGAGGACTGGGGCAAGACCTTCACCGTCCCCATCGTGGAAGTCACTTCTTCCTTCAACCCGGCCACCTTCCAGTCACTACTGATCCCCAGGGATAACCGACCgctggaggtgggccttctgCGCAAGGTCAAGGAGCTGCTGGCAGAGGTGGATGCCCGGACACTGGCCCGGCATGTCACCAAGGTGGACTGCCTG GTTGCTAGGATACTGGGCGTTACCAAGGAGATGCAGACCCTAATGGGAGTCCGCTGGGGCATGGAACTGCTCACCCTCCCCCATGGCCGGCAACTACGCCTAGACCTGCTGGAAAG GTTCCACACCATGTCCATCATGCTGGCCGTGGACATCCTGGGCTGCACTGGCTCTGCGGAGGAGCGGGCAGCACTGCTGCACAAGACCATTCAGCTGGCGGCAGAGCTGCGGGGGACTATGGGCAACATGTTCAGCTTCGCGGCGGTCATGGGTGCCCTGGACATGGCCCAG ATTTCTCGACTGGAGCAGACATGGGTGGCCCTGCGGCAGCGACACACGGAGGGTGCCATCCTGTACGAGAAGAAGCTCAAGCCTTTTCTCAAGAGCCTCAACGAGGGCAAAG AAGGCCCGCCGCTGAGCAACACCACGTTTCCTCATGTGCTGCCCCTCATCACCCTGCTGGAGTGTGACTCGGCCCCACCCGAGGGCCCTGAGCCCTGGGGCAGCACGGAGCATGGCGTGGAGGTGGTGCTGGCCCACCTGGAGGCTGCCCGGACAGTGGCACACCACGGAGGCCTGTACAACACCAATGCTGAGGTCAAGCTGCAGG GGTTCCAGGCCCGGCCGGAGCTCCTGGAGGTATTCAGCACGGAGTTCCAGATGCGCCTCCTCTGGGGCAGTCAGGGTGCCAGCAGCAGTCAGGCCCGGCGCTATGAGAAGTTCGACAAGGTCCTCACTGCCCTGTCCCACAAGCTGGAGCCTGCCGTCCGCTCCAGCGAGCTGTGA
- the LOC105463955 gene encoding SH2 domain-containing protein 3C isoform X7 — protein MKRRSVTMTDGLTADKVTRSDGCPTSTSLPRPRDSIRSCALSMDQIPDLHSPMSPISESPSSPAYSTVTRVHAAPAAPSATALPASPVTRRSSEPQLCPGSAPKTHGESDKGPHTSPSHTLCKTSPSPSLSSYSDPDSGHYCQLQPPVRGSREWAAAEASSRQARSYGEKLKELSENGAPEEDWGKTFTVPIVEVTSSFNPATFQSLLIPRDNRPLEVGLLRKVKELLAEVDARTLARHVTKVDCLVARILGVTKEMQTLMGVRWGMELLTLPHGRQLRLDLLERFHTMSIMLAVDILGCTGSAEERAALLHKTIQLAAELRGTMGNMFSFAAVMGALDMAQISRLEQTWVALRQRHTEGAILYEKKLKPFLKSLNEGKEGPPLSNTTFPHVLPLITLLECDSAPPEGPEPWGSTEHGVEVVLAHLEAARTVAHHGGLYNTNAEVKLQGFQARPELLEVFSTEFQMRLLWGSQGASSSQARRYEKFDKVLTALSHKLEPAVRSSEL, from the exons ATGAAGCGGCGCAGCGTCACCATGACCGACGGGCTCACTGCGGACAAGGTCACCCGCAGCGATGGCTGCCCCACCAG TACGTCGCTGCCCCGCCCTCGGGACTCCATCCGCAGCTGTGCCCTCAGCATGGACCAGATCCCGGACCTGCACTCACCCATGTCGCCCATCTCTGAGAGCCCTAGCTCCCCTGCCTACAGCACTG tAACCCGTGTCCATGCCGCCCCTGCAGCCCCTTCTGCCACAGCACTGCCTGCCTCCCCTGTCACCCGCCGTTCCAGTGAGCCCCAGCTGTGTCCCGGAAGTGCCCCAAAGACCCATGGGGAGTCAGACAAGGGCCCCCACACCAGCCCCTCCCACACCCTCTGCAAGACCTCCCCCTCACCGTCACTCAGCAGCTACAGTGACCCGGACTCTGGCCACTACTGCCAGCTCCAGCCTCCCGTGCGTGGCAGCCGAGAGTGGGCAGCAGCTGAGGCCTCCAGCCGGCAGGCCAGGAGCTATGGGGAGAAGCTAAAGGAACTGTCAGAAAATGGGGCCCCCGAGGAGGACTGGGGCAAGACCTTCACCGTCCCCATCGTGGAAGTCACTTCTTCCTTCAACCCGGCCACCTTCCAGTCACTACTGATCCCCAGGGATAACCGACCgctggaggtgggccttctgCGCAAGGTCAAGGAGCTGCTGGCAGAGGTGGATGCCCGGACACTGGCCCGGCATGTCACCAAGGTGGACTGCCTG GTTGCTAGGATACTGGGCGTTACCAAGGAGATGCAGACCCTAATGGGAGTCCGCTGGGGCATGGAACTGCTCACCCTCCCCCATGGCCGGCAACTACGCCTAGACCTGCTGGAAAG GTTCCACACCATGTCCATCATGCTGGCCGTGGACATCCTGGGCTGCACTGGCTCTGCGGAGGAGCGGGCAGCACTGCTGCACAAGACCATTCAGCTGGCGGCAGAGCTGCGGGGGACTATGGGCAACATGTTCAGCTTCGCGGCGGTCATGGGTGCCCTGGACATGGCCCAG ATTTCTCGACTGGAGCAGACATGGGTGGCCCTGCGGCAGCGACACACGGAGGGTGCCATCCTGTACGAGAAGAAGCTCAAGCCTTTTCTCAAGAGCCTCAACGAGGGCAAAG AAGGCCCGCCGCTGAGCAACACCACGTTTCCTCATGTGCTGCCCCTCATCACCCTGCTGGAGTGTGACTCGGCCCCACCCGAGGGCCCTGAGCCCTGGGGCAGCACGGAGCATGGCGTGGAGGTGGTGCTGGCCCACCTGGAGGCTGCCCGGACAGTGGCACACCACGGAGGCCTGTACAACACCAATGCTGAGGTCAAGCTGCAGG GGTTCCAGGCCCGGCCGGAGCTCCTGGAGGTATTCAGCACGGAGTTCCAGATGCGCCTCCTCTGGGGCAGTCAGGGTGCCAGCAGCAGTCAGGCCCGGCGCTATGAGAAGTTCGACAAGGTCCTCACTGCCCTGTCCCACAAGCTGGAGCCTGCCGTCCGCTCCAGCGAGCTGTGA
- the LOC105463955 gene encoding SH2 domain-containing protein 3C isoform X2 has product MTERCSLWSALSAAACCFYRGSFVQVQFSKEKYILDSSPEKLHKELEEELKLSSTDLRSHAWYHGRIPREVSETLVQRNGDFLIRDSLTSLGDYVLTCRWRNQALHFKINKVVVKAGESYTHIQYLFEQESFDHVPALVRYHVGSRKAVSEQSGAIIYCPVNRTFPLRYLEASYGLGQGSSKPASPVSPSGPKGSHMKRRSVTMTDGLTADKVTRSDGCPTSTSLPRPRDSIRSCALSMDQIPDLHSPMSPISESPSSPAYSTVTRVHAAPAAPSATALPASPVTRRSSEPQLCPGSAPKTHGESDKGPHTSPSHTLCKTSPSPSLSSYSDPDSGHYCQLQPPVRGSREWAAAEASSRQARSYGEKLKELSENGAPEEDWGKTFTVPIVEVTSSFNPATFQSLLIPRDNRPLEVGLLRKVKELLAEVDARTLARHVTKVDCLVARILGVTKEMQTLMGVRWGMELLTLPHGRQLRLDLLERFHTMSIMLAVDILGCTGSAEERAALLHKTIQLAAELRGTMGNMFSFAAVMGALDMAQISRLEQTWVALRQRHTEGAILYEKKLKPFLKSLNEGKEGPPLSNTTFPHVLPLITLLECDSAPPEGPEPWGSTEHGVEVVLAHLEAARTVAHHGGLYNTNAEVKLQGFQARPELLEVFSTEFQMRLLWGSQGASSSQARRYEKFDKVLTALSHKLEPAVRSSEL; this is encoded by the exons TTCTCCAAGGAGAAGTACATCCTGGACTCATCGCCAGAGAAACTCCACAAGGAATTGGAGGAGGAGCTCAAACTCAGTAGCACGGATCTCCGCAGCCATGCCTGGTACCATGGCCGCATCCCCCGAGAG GTCTCAGAGACCTTGGTACAACGCAATGGCGACTTCCTCATCCGGGACTCGctcaccagcctgggcgactatgTGCTCACGTGCCGCTGGCGCAACCAGGCCTTGCACTTCAAGATCAACAAGGTGGTGGTGAAGGCAGGCGAGAGCTACACACACATCCAGTACCTGTTTGAGCAGGAGAGCTTCGACCATGTGCCCGCCCTCGTGCGCTATCATGTGGGCAGCCGCAAGGCTGTGTCAGAGCAGAGTGGTGCCATCATCTACTGCCCGGTGAACCGCACCTTCCCACTGCGCTACCTCGAGGCCAGCTATGGCCTGGGACAGGGGAGTAGCAAGCCCGCCAGCCCTGTCAGCCCCTCAGGCCCCAAGGGCAGCCACATGAAGCGGCGCAGCGTCACCATGACCGACGGGCTCACTGCGGACAAGGTCACCCGCAGCGATGGCTGCCCCACCAG TACGTCGCTGCCCCGCCCTCGGGACTCCATCCGCAGCTGTGCCCTCAGCATGGACCAGATCCCGGACCTGCACTCACCCATGTCGCCCATCTCTGAGAGCCCTAGCTCCCCTGCCTACAGCACTG tAACCCGTGTCCATGCCGCCCCTGCAGCCCCTTCTGCCACAGCACTGCCTGCCTCCCCTGTCACCCGCCGTTCCAGTGAGCCCCAGCTGTGTCCCGGAAGTGCCCCAAAGACCCATGGGGAGTCAGACAAGGGCCCCCACACCAGCCCCTCCCACACCCTCTGCAAGACCTCCCCCTCACCGTCACTCAGCAGCTACAGTGACCCGGACTCTGGCCACTACTGCCAGCTCCAGCCTCCCGTGCGTGGCAGCCGAGAGTGGGCAGCAGCTGAGGCCTCCAGCCGGCAGGCCAGGAGCTATGGGGAGAAGCTAAAGGAACTGTCAGAAAATGGGGCCCCCGAGGAGGACTGGGGCAAGACCTTCACCGTCCCCATCGTGGAAGTCACTTCTTCCTTCAACCCGGCCACCTTCCAGTCACTACTGATCCCCAGGGATAACCGACCgctggaggtgggccttctgCGCAAGGTCAAGGAGCTGCTGGCAGAGGTGGATGCCCGGACACTGGCCCGGCATGTCACCAAGGTGGACTGCCTG GTTGCTAGGATACTGGGCGTTACCAAGGAGATGCAGACCCTAATGGGAGTCCGCTGGGGCATGGAACTGCTCACCCTCCCCCATGGCCGGCAACTACGCCTAGACCTGCTGGAAAG GTTCCACACCATGTCCATCATGCTGGCCGTGGACATCCTGGGCTGCACTGGCTCTGCGGAGGAGCGGGCAGCACTGCTGCACAAGACCATTCAGCTGGCGGCAGAGCTGCGGGGGACTATGGGCAACATGTTCAGCTTCGCGGCGGTCATGGGTGCCCTGGACATGGCCCAG ATTTCTCGACTGGAGCAGACATGGGTGGCCCTGCGGCAGCGACACACGGAGGGTGCCATCCTGTACGAGAAGAAGCTCAAGCCTTTTCTCAAGAGCCTCAACGAGGGCAAAG AAGGCCCGCCGCTGAGCAACACCACGTTTCCTCATGTGCTGCCCCTCATCACCCTGCTGGAGTGTGACTCGGCCCCACCCGAGGGCCCTGAGCCCTGGGGCAGCACGGAGCATGGCGTGGAGGTGGTGCTGGCCCACCTGGAGGCTGCCCGGACAGTGGCACACCACGGAGGCCTGTACAACACCAATGCTGAGGTCAAGCTGCAGG GGTTCCAGGCCCGGCCGGAGCTCCTGGAGGTATTCAGCACGGAGTTCCAGATGCGCCTCCTCTGGGGCAGTCAGGGTGCCAGCAGCAGTCAGGCCCGGCGCTATGAGAAGTTCGACAAGGTCCTCACTGCCCTGTCCCACAAGCTGGAGCCTGCCGTCCGCTCCAGCGAGCTGTGA
- the LOC105463955 gene encoding SH2 domain-containing protein 3C isoform X3 produces the protein MTERCSLWSALSAAACCFYRGSFVQFSKEKYILDSSPEKLHKELEEELKLSSTDLRSHAWYHGRIPREVSETLVQRNGDFLIRDSLTSLGDYVLTCRWRNQALHFKINKVVVKAGESYTHIQYLFEQESFDHVPALVRYHVGSRKAVSEQSGAIIYCPVNRTFPLRYLEASYGLGQGSSKPASPVSPSGPKGSHMKRRSVTMTDGLTADKVTRSDGCPTSTSLPRPRDSIRSCALSMDQIPDLHSPMSPISESPSSPAYSTVTRVHAAPAAPSATALPASPVTRRSSEPQLCPGSAPKTHGESDKGPHTSPSHTLCKTSPSPSLSSYSDPDSGHYCQLQPPVRGSREWAAAEASSRQARSYGEKLKELSENGAPEEDWGKTFTVPIVEVTSSFNPATFQSLLIPRDNRPLEVGLLRKVKELLAEVDARTLARHVTKVDCLVARILGVTKEMQTLMGVRWGMELLTLPHGRQLRLDLLERFHTMSIMLAVDILGCTGSAEERAALLHKTIQLAAELRGTMGNMFSFAAVMGALDMAQISRLEQTWVALRQRHTEGAILYEKKLKPFLKSLNEGKEGPPLSNTTFPHVLPLITLLECDSAPPEGPEPWGSTEHGVEVVLAHLEAARTVAHHGGLYNTNAEVKLQGFQARPELLEVFSTEFQMRLLWGSQGASSSQARRYEKFDKVLTALSHKLEPAVRSSEL, from the exons TTCTCCAAGGAGAAGTACATCCTGGACTCATCGCCAGAGAAACTCCACAAGGAATTGGAGGAGGAGCTCAAACTCAGTAGCACGGATCTCCGCAGCCATGCCTGGTACCATGGCCGCATCCCCCGAGAG GTCTCAGAGACCTTGGTACAACGCAATGGCGACTTCCTCATCCGGGACTCGctcaccagcctgggcgactatgTGCTCACGTGCCGCTGGCGCAACCAGGCCTTGCACTTCAAGATCAACAAGGTGGTGGTGAAGGCAGGCGAGAGCTACACACACATCCAGTACCTGTTTGAGCAGGAGAGCTTCGACCATGTGCCCGCCCTCGTGCGCTATCATGTGGGCAGCCGCAAGGCTGTGTCAGAGCAGAGTGGTGCCATCATCTACTGCCCGGTGAACCGCACCTTCCCACTGCGCTACCTCGAGGCCAGCTATGGCCTGGGACAGGGGAGTAGCAAGCCCGCCAGCCCTGTCAGCCCCTCAGGCCCCAAGGGCAGCCACATGAAGCGGCGCAGCGTCACCATGACCGACGGGCTCACTGCGGACAAGGTCACCCGCAGCGATGGCTGCCCCACCAG TACGTCGCTGCCCCGCCCTCGGGACTCCATCCGCAGCTGTGCCCTCAGCATGGACCAGATCCCGGACCTGCACTCACCCATGTCGCCCATCTCTGAGAGCCCTAGCTCCCCTGCCTACAGCACTG tAACCCGTGTCCATGCCGCCCCTGCAGCCCCTTCTGCCACAGCACTGCCTGCCTCCCCTGTCACCCGCCGTTCCAGTGAGCCCCAGCTGTGTCCCGGAAGTGCCCCAAAGACCCATGGGGAGTCAGACAAGGGCCCCCACACCAGCCCCTCCCACACCCTCTGCAAGACCTCCCCCTCACCGTCACTCAGCAGCTACAGTGACCCGGACTCTGGCCACTACTGCCAGCTCCAGCCTCCCGTGCGTGGCAGCCGAGAGTGGGCAGCAGCTGAGGCCTCCAGCCGGCAGGCCAGGAGCTATGGGGAGAAGCTAAAGGAACTGTCAGAAAATGGGGCCCCCGAGGAGGACTGGGGCAAGACCTTCACCGTCCCCATCGTGGAAGTCACTTCTTCCTTCAACCCGGCCACCTTCCAGTCACTACTGATCCCCAGGGATAACCGACCgctggaggtgggccttctgCGCAAGGTCAAGGAGCTGCTGGCAGAGGTGGATGCCCGGACACTGGCCCGGCATGTCACCAAGGTGGACTGCCTG GTTGCTAGGATACTGGGCGTTACCAAGGAGATGCAGACCCTAATGGGAGTCCGCTGGGGCATGGAACTGCTCACCCTCCCCCATGGCCGGCAACTACGCCTAGACCTGCTGGAAAG GTTCCACACCATGTCCATCATGCTGGCCGTGGACATCCTGGGCTGCACTGGCTCTGCGGAGGAGCGGGCAGCACTGCTGCACAAGACCATTCAGCTGGCGGCAGAGCTGCGGGGGACTATGGGCAACATGTTCAGCTTCGCGGCGGTCATGGGTGCCCTGGACATGGCCCAG ATTTCTCGACTGGAGCAGACATGGGTGGCCCTGCGGCAGCGACACACGGAGGGTGCCATCCTGTACGAGAAGAAGCTCAAGCCTTTTCTCAAGAGCCTCAACGAGGGCAAAG AAGGCCCGCCGCTGAGCAACACCACGTTTCCTCATGTGCTGCCCCTCATCACCCTGCTGGAGTGTGACTCGGCCCCACCCGAGGGCCCTGAGCCCTGGGGCAGCACGGAGCATGGCGTGGAGGTGGTGCTGGCCCACCTGGAGGCTGCCCGGACAGTGGCACACCACGGAGGCCTGTACAACACCAATGCTGAGGTCAAGCTGCAGG GGTTCCAGGCCCGGCCGGAGCTCCTGGAGGTATTCAGCACGGAGTTCCAGATGCGCCTCCTCTGGGGCAGTCAGGGTGCCAGCAGCAGTCAGGCCCGGCGCTATGAGAAGTTCGACAAGGTCCTCACTGCCCTGTCCCACAAGCTGGAGCCTGCCGTCCGCTCCAGCGAGCTGTGA